CACTTGCGATCTCCCCCGAGACCCGCGAAGCCTATAACCAACTGGTTGCGGAGACGGGAGCGCTGTTCGGCGCGCGGCACTACCGGCACTATCACTTCCTGCTCTCGCTCAGCGACAACGTGGCGCACTTCGGGCTGGAGCATCATGAGTCGAGCGACGACCGCATCGGCGAGCGCTCGCTGGTGGACGAAGACTTGCGCAAGGCTTCCGCAGGCCTGCTGCCACACGAGTTCGTGCACACTTGGAACGGCAAGTACCGCCGTCCCGCCGACCTCTCCACTCCCGACTTCCAGCAGCCGATGAAAACCGACCTGCTGTGGGTGTACGAAGGCCTGACGCAGTATCTGGGCGACATCCTGACGCCGCGCAGCGGGTTGGAGACGCCGGAGCAGTACCGGGAAGACCTCGCCCTGGTTGCGGCAGACCTCGACAACCGGGCGGGGCGCACCTGGCGTCCGCTGGCCGATACCGCGGTGGCCGCGCAGATCCTCTACGGCACGCCGTCGGAATGGTCGTCCTGGCGGCGCGGCGTGGATTTCTACGACGAAGGCGACCTCATCTGGCTGGAGGCCGACGTCACCATCCGGCAGCTCACTCACGGCCAGCGCTCGCTCGACGACTTTTGCCACCGCTTCCACGGCGGGCAGAGCGGCCCGCCCCAGCTCAAGACGTACACGTTCGACGACGTGGTGAAGACGCTCAACGATGTGGCGCCCTATGACTGGAAGACGTTCCTCACGGCGCGGCTAAACTCCACCAGCCCGCGCGCGCCGCTGGGCGGGATCGAGGGCGGCGGCTGGAAGCTGGTGTACAACGAGACGCTTCCCGGGCAGCTTCAGGCGCGGGGGAGCGCCAAGCAGTACATCGACGTCAGCTACTCGCTGGGCTTCCGCATGAGCGATGACGGAGCCGTGCTCGACGTCCTCCCGGGAACTCCGGCGGCCGAGGCCGGCCTGGCGCCGGGGGCGAAGGTCTTGGGCGTGGACGGCCACCGCTGGACGCATTCCCGCTTCCCCAATCTCTTGCGCGAGGCGATCCGCGCGGCCAAGGGCCGCTCCGAGCCGCTGCGGCTGCTGGTGGAGAACGCCGACTACTACAAGACCATCGAGATCAACTACCACGGCGGCGAGCGCTATCCCCATCTGGAGCGCGACGCCTCGAAGCCCGACCTGCTGAGCGAGATCATCAAGCCGCACGCGACGAGTGGCCCCTAGTGTCTAGAAACTCTATGAGTTGGGCATGT
This is a stretch of genomic DNA from Terriglobales bacterium. It encodes these proteins:
- a CDS encoding M61 family peptidase; the protein is MKTSAAWKVLALCALLLLALPAMPARNPLKPEPPPSITITVDASEAPRHILHARLLIPATPGEMTLYYPKWVPGEHGPTGPIADLAGVKFAFNGQPLPWRRDLVDMYAFIVQVPQAATTLEVTLDFLLPSQGMFSGGASASAQMAVLSWNQVLLYPKGWTSDELTYSATLRLPLGWKYGTALDTAKESPQGVEFAPVSLTTLVDSPVILGAHYRAVPLAAGETPSHEIDMAADSEAALAISPETREAYNQLVAETGALFGARHYRHYHFLLSLSDNVAHFGLEHHESSDDRIGERSLVDEDLRKASAGLLPHEFVHTWNGKYRRPADLSTPDFQQPMKTDLLWVYEGLTQYLGDILTPRSGLETPEQYREDLALVAADLDNRAGRTWRPLADTAVAAQILYGTPSEWSSWRRGVDFYDEGDLIWLEADVTIRQLTHGQRSLDDFCHRFHGGQSGPPQLKTYTFDDVVKTLNDVAPYDWKTFLTARLNSTSPRAPLGGIEGGGWKLVYNETLPGQLQARGSAKQYIDVSYSLGFRMSDDGAVLDVLPGTPAAEAGLAPGAKVLGVDGHRWTHSRFPNLLREAIRAAKGRSEPLRLLVENADYYKTIEINYHGGERYPHLERDASKPDLLSEIIKPHATSGP